One window of Trifolium pratense cultivar HEN17-A07 linkage group LG5, ARS_RC_1.1, whole genome shotgun sequence genomic DNA carries:
- the LOC123887505 gene encoding neurochondrin-like — translation MESQQPEQTLNLDECLKLLSGQRDEQRLAGLLLVTNFCKPDDHSSLYKVYNAIGSRFLHRLLTTATISSNNNNNRDAYLTLSVTVLSTLCRVPDIASSEDMNSNIPLMLEVFSMSSSSIPSPVLEECCEFLYLVLTASEKGIMKFYEFSGIKILALRLRELQGNEDDSRMVDVCIKLLQLIISRISLDKIQKDYLFELSIIVVAVARQFAILHNSLKFEALHILNSVICSIELSQLVKTLQDSSWSDDIRVGIVAILQNRVAAAERLQVLILAESMVSIFGEDWLIVGQVSNTNDMCLLLVLEQSRVEIAVLLNDLAYLKYEAPQDTLATIEVHSLKQRNVAVAYSLVEKIIKLISNVGENDVNFFDEGTLTKLILQLNETIAVVLEYLEDAKEHGQRKGDDLLASVRIIGSYLAEAPLACNEKVRDLLGYMLSIEGADEQMPFQSVCFLLPMLCQITMKVEGCKALASCEGGLKAVLDCLRKLIGSKLCMVEDDSCVFLACDTIMNLLLNKDKLQLMLDESTYVDLLKALASWSENTDDMSSMMMASSICSLIFDYTSEEALLNHPDFNHGTLSSLYQLIARCMASSEQGMDTDMDLSEIIYAGFYRWAHRYPRIREAIKI, via the coding sequence ATGGAATCACAACAACCAGAACAAACTCTGAATCTCGACGAATGCTTAAAACTCCTTTCAGGACAACGAGATGAACAGCGCCTCGCCGGACTTCTCCTCGTAACCAATTTCTGCAAACCTGACGATCACTCCTCACTCTACAAAGTTTACAATGCCATTGGTTCTCGCTTTCTTCATCGATTACTCACAACAGCAACCATATCcagtaacaacaacaacaacagggATGCATATTTAACATTGTCAGTTACAGTTCTTTCTACTCTCTGTCGTGTTCCAGATATTGCTTCCTCAGAAGACATGAATTCCAACATCCCACTAATGTTGGAAGTATTTTCCATGTCCAGTTCATCTATTCCATCACCTGTTCTTGAAGAATGTTGTGAGTTTTTGTACTTAGTATTAACTGCTTCAGAAAAAGGAATAATGAAATTTTATGAATTTAGTGGAATCAAGATACTTGCTTTGCGGTTGCGTGAGCTGCAAGGCAATGAAGATGATTCGCGTATGGTTGATGTGTGTATTAAACTTTTGCAATTGATTATAAGTAGGATATCATTAGACAAAATCCAGAAAGATTATTTATTTGAGCTTTCAATTATCGTGGTTGCAGTTGCGAGACAGTTCGCTATCTTGCATAATTCGTTGAAATTCGAAGCTCTACACATTCTTAATTCGGTTATTTGTTCAATAGAGTTGTCACAACTTGTTAAAACACTTCAAGATAGTAGTTGGTCAGATGATATTCGTGTTGGTATCGTTGCCATTTTGCAGAATCGTGTTGCGGCTGCTGAAAGGCTTCAGGTTCTTATTTTAGCGGAGTCTATGGTTTCCATATTCGGAGAAGATTGGTTGATTGTTGGTCAAGTAAGCAACACTAATGACATGTGTTTGTTGCTTGTGTTGGAGCAATCGAGGGTTGAAATCGCTGTTCTTCTTAATGACTTGGCCTATTTAAAGTACGAAGCGCCGCAAGATACTCTAGCTACAATTGAGGTGCATTCTCTTAAGCAACGAAACGTAGCTGTTGCTTACTCTTTGGTTGAGAAGATaataaaacttatttcaaaTGTTGGCGAGAATGATGTGAACTTCTTCGACGAAGGCACATTGACGAAGTTGATTCTACAACTTAATGAGACAATTGCTGTTGTGCTAGAGTATTTAGAAGATGCAAAGGAACATGGTCAAAGGAAAGGGGATGATTTACTTGCTTCCGTGCGAATTATTGGAAGCTATCTTGCAGAAGCACCACTAGCATGTAACGAAAAGGTTCGAGATCTTTTAGGGTATATGCTTTCTATTGAAGGTGCAGATGAACAAATGCCCTTTCAATCTGTCTGCTTTCTGCTACCTATGTTGTGTCAAATTACTATGAAGGTTGAAGGATGCAAGGCTCTCgcttcatgtgaaggaggactTAAGGCTGTTTTAGATTGCCTCCGTAAATTAATCGGGTCAAAACTTTGTATGGTTGAGGATGATAGTTGTGTTTTCTTGGCATGTGATACAATAATGAACCTTCTATTGAACAAAGACAAACTGCAGTTGATGTTAGATGAATCAACTTATGTAGATCTTCTTAAAGCATTGGCTTCTTGGTCCGAAAATACTGATGACATGTCAAGTATGATGATGGCTTCAAGCATTTGTTCACTGATATTTGATTATACATCGGAAGAGGCTCTTTTAAACCATCCCGATTTCAACCATGGTACACTTAGCAGTCTTTATCAGCTCATTGCAAGATGTATGGCTTCATCGGAACAAGGTATGGACACGGATATGGATCTATCTGAGATTATCTATGCTGGTTTCTATCGATGGGCTCATCGGTACCCTCGCATTAGAGAGGCAATCAAAATATGA